The nucleotide window GCCGCTATGAGTTTGCGCCTCGAAAGCTATGGGCTCTTCTACCTGTTCGGCACCAAGCCCATCGAAACCTACCTCACCGTCACCTGGCTTTCCTGGACGGGCAACTTGGTGCTGGCGGAAGTGCTGGTGCAGGCCGGGCTGGCGCGCCGGCTACTTCGGCAGGCGCGGTTTGTGGCTCCCACTGCCCGGCGGCCGGAGCCAACGGTGCCAGTGGCTTCGTAGTCCGCCCTGGGTCAAAAAGCACTGTATGGGCTCCTAAGCAGTCGGATCAACAGCCGCGCATTAGCCTGATACTCATTTTTAAGAGCAAAACGATGAAGCTGCTTCTGATGCTGGTGGCCCTGTTGGCTGCCGCGGCGGGCTCGCCGCCCCTCAAATCGTCCAAAACTGCCCCGGCCCACGCCCGCAAACCGGCCAGCTCCCAAAGCCTGTTTCGCCAGTTTAACCTGACGCCCCTATGGCATCTGCACGCAAAAAGAGCGGAGGCGCAGGTCATGCTGGGCTGCATGGGCGCGCAGTACCGGCGCCTGGAACTGGTGTACCAAAAGGTGCGGCGCGACGGCAAGAATCCTGCTCTCTACCACGTGGAAGGCAAAAGCCGGGAGCGGGAGCGGATTATGCCCTTCCGCGGCACCATCACCCTTACCACCATCCGTAAAGTCAGCTCGGACGTCAGGGTCCCTGGCTTTAAGGCGCTGGGGCATTATGAGGTTGCGGGCCGGTTCCGGCTCACGGAAAGCCCGGCGGAGGCAGGTGCGGGTGTGTTCACCGGCACGCTGAGCATGGCTTTTTCGCACACGGCCGGGGGCCTGGCTTATATGCCCGCGCAGGAAGAAGAGTTTGGCTTCCGTTCCCGTGGTGAGGGCGCTACCTTCACCAGCCAGTGGACCAGTGCCGCGCACCCAAAGCCAATTAAGATTGTGTGGGCCAGCAACTTTATGGATATTGCCTACACCGTGATGGACCAGTTCTACATCGGCGACCGGGGCATGCACATCAATCCTAAATACGCCCGTGCCGGCTGGAACCGCTACTGGGAAAACGACGAGTGGTGGGCCGAGGCCAAAGAACCCGTTTTGTAGTTTAGCTTACTTTTTACCGCTTCGTCTTATGCAAAAGCTTATCCTGACCTCGGCCCTGCTAGGCTTGCTGGCCTGCCAGCAGCAATCCGCTACCAAGCCCGCTACTGCCGCCACGCATTCTCCTCTAAGCACGCCTCCGGTAGCCGTGCCCGCATCAGCTTCCATCGATTCTGACGCTCCCGCTGACCCCGCCGTGCTGGCCCAGGATGCCCAGCAGTTTCTTGCCCGGTACGATCTGAGCAAGTTTATCCAGATGAATGGCTCTGGCAGCTATGAGTTGATGAACGGGTTTTTTGGTCCCGATAATTACCGCATCCAGTTTGCCATGCTGGAAGTGAAGCCCGACTCGGCCCGGCCCGGCCACTTCTGGGTGAAAGGCAAAAACCGCTTTAAAAAGAGTATCATGCCTTTCGAGGGTGAAATTACTCTCACCGGGCTTCACAATCAGCCATCTTATCTGCCCGCCAACGACGAGAAGCTTAGCGCTGAGATAAAGGCGTCAATTGCGGCCTGGAACAAAAGGGACATGTACTGCGCCACGGGCACTTTTCTCTTGCGCGAAACCTCGCAGGGGCCGGGAGCAGGCACTTTCCAGGGAAAAATGCTGATTGATTTTGAAGTAGATGAAGAAGGCGAACTGAACCTGATTTCCCGTAATAAAGACTACGGCGCCCAAAGTGGCGGAATACTTCTGCAGGGCTTCTGGAGCAGCCGGGATGGCAGTCGGCGCAAGGCCCTCACGCTGGTAGACGATATTTTTGGATTCAACCAGCACATTCTATCCAATTTCACCATCGGGGAGCGGGACCCGGACTTCAACCCGAAATACGCGAAGCTGGGCTGGAATACGTACTGGCAGAACGACGAATGGTGGGCTGAGCCGGGTACCGGTACCAGCTTCAGCGGCCGCCGAGAAAGAGCCGGCAGCAGTTGAGGTAGCCAGCACCGATAGTTTATAAGGTGCCATAAAATTTTTAGCAAAAATTTCAGCTAATTGAATTAGTATTCGCGTAGTGGGGTTCGTATCTTCGTGAGCCGGTACTTGCTTGCTGTTGCGGCGTCTTCCCGGCCCTCCCTGCCCAATGATCAACACGAATCTTAAATTCTGGCGGCGCGAACTGAGCCTGACGCAGGCGCAGATAGCCGAAAAACTTGGCATCAAACGCTCGTTGGTAGGCGCCTACGAAGAAGGCCGCGCCGAGCCCAAGCTCACCACCCTGGTGAACATGGCCCGGCTGTTCGGTATTTCCCTCGATCAGCTGGTAACTACTGACTTCAGCAAAAGAAAAACGCCAAAACGGCCCAGCAGCTGCAGCAGGCCCAGGCTACTACGCTGGCCGAAACGGCTGTCTCCAACCGGCCCGGCGGTAACCTGCGCATTCTGGCCCTCACGGTAGATAAGGAGCAGAACGAGAACATTGAGCTGGTGCCCCAGAAGGCTGCGGCCGGCTACCTCAATGGCTACGCCGACCCCGAATACCTTGAAGAGCTGCCCAAGTTCCGCCTGCCCATGCTGGGCAACACCGGCACTTACCGCGCCTTCGAAATTGCCGGCGACTCGATGCTACCAATAGCCAGCGGCACCGTTATCGTGGGCCGCTACGTGGACGACTGGCTGAGTTTGAAGGATGGCACGCCCTGCATCGTGGTGAGCTCCAAGGAAGGCATCGTGTTCAAGCGCGTGTTCAACCGCCTCAAGGATGGCGCCATGCTGTCCCTGCACTCCGACAACCCCCTGTACTCGCCCTACGAAATTGACGTGGAGGACGTGGTGGAAATCTGGGAAGCCAAAGCCTACATCAGCAGCACCTTCCCCATTGCCGACCTTTCACTGACCCGCCTGGCCAGCATCGTGCTCGACCTGCAGCAGCAGGTAAGCACCATGAAGAAAGCCTAAGGTAACCGGACGTAAAGTTGACATTGCGCGGCGCAGCCAATGCAATCCGGCATGAGCAACGCGCAAAGTCCTGAAATGTGAAAAGCCCTTACCCGCGCACAGCGAGTAAGGGCTTTCTGGTTTTATAATATGTCTGGTTTTGTTCGGGACGGACTGCTTCGCTGCACTCGTAATGACGGGGCTGGTTGCTACGGCGCTAACCTCCCGCCGCCTGCCCGCGTAAGGCTATGCATCACTCTCAACTCCTGACTTCGATGCTTAAGCTTATTCCCGCCACCGACCGCCACCACGCCGCGCCCGTACACTGGCTCAGCAGCCATTTTCTCTTCAGCTTCGCCGATTACTACGACCCCAAGAACATCCACTTCGGGCCCCTGCGCGTGTTCAACGACGACGTGGTTCAGGGCAAATCGGGCTTTCCGCAACACCCGCACTCCGAAATGGAGATTGTGACCCTGGTGCTGGAAGGCGAGCTGTGCCACGCCGACACGATGGGCAACAAGTCCACGATCAAGAAGGGCGAAGTGCAGCGCATGACGGCCGGCACCGGCCTCGCCCACTCCGAGCAGAACGACAAGGACGACGCGGCCCATATCTACCAGCTGTGGTTTCTGCCCAACCAGAAAGGTCTGGCGCCCAGCTACGAGCAGAAGGATATCGACTTTTTGGATTCCAAA belongs to Hymenobacter sp. J193 and includes:
- a CDS encoding helix-turn-helix transcriptional regulator; the protein is MINTNLKFWRRELSLTQAQIAEKLGIKRSLVGAYEEGRAEPKLTTLVNMARLFGISLDQLVTTDFSKRKTPKRPSSCSRPRLLRWPKRLSPTGPAVTCAFWPSR
- a CDS encoding S24 family peptidase; the encoded protein is MPQKAAAGYLNGYADPEYLEELPKFRLPMLGNTGTYRAFEIAGDSMLPIASGTVIVGRYVDDWLSLKDGTPCIVVSSKEGIVFKRVFNRLKDGAMLSLHSDNPLYSPYEIDVEDVVEIWEAKAYISSTFPIADLSLTRLASIVLDLQQQVSTMKKA
- a CDS encoding pirin-like bicupin family protein → MHHSQLLTSMLKLIPATDRHHAAPVHWLSSHFLFSFADYYDPKNIHFGPLRVFNDDVVQGKSGFPQHPHSEMEIVTLVLEGELCHADTMGNKSTIKKGEVQRMTAGTGLAHSEQNDKDDAAHIYQLWFLPNQKGLAPSYEQKDIDFLDSKNELVPLVSGQKVLEDVVYMNSNSTVYWCNLAADKTVTFKTFPIRNTFLYVKEGSLYINGVDVGPNDQIRSTDENVLEIRASKDAQFILIDLPASEANY